One window of the Hoplias malabaricus isolate fHopMal1 chromosome Y, fHopMal1.hap1, whole genome shotgun sequence genome contains the following:
- the LOC136678513 gene encoding uro-adherence factor A-like codes for MKRKTSKAKPLRLSPNQEAQCVREELERRRKLRVQQVREQERYIALQLRQKVREKRERELQNLAETLQDEWRKKQEERIQSLQKLHEQTLHAVGQGHRDAKQSEPNWKALARKREENQERAAVRHQRALRELTLQRQTEEELHNKQIEARKKALMLEKKRAAKIVSLPHPAPDPIENIGIHTPAPFNMVNREHLSIAYDYIPWTVVDKGADTEQLDAQQAAKLEAQRLDELNKEEACERQEQLEKARLRGVHALQKERVIQESAKLLCELERLQQADLQQRRQFVHSVPAQIFQPLYRHNELRAAQQRELDIAFQDLCTAEREIRGDLVLYPVPEPLPSPSAENGDEDLDVTLEPDVTTCEETEEESAAPLTQPEESLSALSCGQPALRRLLERIRSRREEWSLREGTAIRGLSEPGTVEQERADPESVESGRAEPEPPESRTAETGTAESGPASTENLSIETGSLSDQENRHQKSRHLETEHQEIELTPSLEQDKSERGLKESEESVVNGTVLEESFSETQSRDQVMTPVSSSSQTQRLREYQLRLLEQNRLQRKSIEDACLRLEEYKKKLQLRCSDKMTTQITPSFVTEESLGSVPSVSDGEYSFGSMDISQIHHRFLPTLCQTFKGPESISQPSVKTTKSALKKHTIVSHPVVNAHDNFPSGFSVTHSFVPEPCLNLNHAQTPVSAHVTIPTSHQTELRDDASSDTGEFDLPSPSVFLEILRNRSAPVTHLSQDFPQRPDVVKHPTVVPTSSQNSAKPRQEESVLRQQINTLQALLRAENTKNSCSSSEPRTGHVTLMETPQNERRTPLTHTSSSNERNANTPLPVPESIEPHVCETASGERMKIPVFRPPRSFQALLRHELSTIQEVDTPADITQNTGTETFTESLLAESSEPLESGSVPDSDTIVGSGENEKTSSGSEIQTSQNSTSRTSRLSWREMLQLESTVSNTGVSLMEQQHLENMEQALLPSGVSAERGYTSSTTISTGSFSCSDHDLNLTITGGHVSAVTAGERSTALCFSQERPDLRALRIHTQELLSTHRPLEYRSFLSTTEQDSFQPLSPEVTCNEMEEYSLSLHHPVEAQFTHLYLGDSTTDTDPITHPTLHSEYLDPLQSDAQSHHALQMSMEQLRISDDSCCDAGRVMAFTCTDQSFSGLHPLSPNISLHSNSPDPIPKELPANENMSGPSGFTQLQQIMMAEKGILEESMISLVSLSDVTLDDDHLSFKEEKNGKNSVQEYLRK; via the exons ATGAAAAGGAAAACGAGTAAAGCGAAGCCGCTGAGGCTCAGCCCCAACCAAGAAGCACAGTGTGTACGAGAGGAACTGGAGAGAAGGAGGAAACTCCGGGTTCAGCAG GTGAGGGAACAGGAGCGGTACATTGCCCTTCAGCTCCGTCAAAAAGTTcgggagaagagggagagagagctgcagAACCTTGCGGAGACACTTCAAGATGAGTGGAGAAAAAAGCAAGAAGAGAGAATACAAAGTCTGCAGAAACTTCATGAACAGACCCTACATGCTGTGGGTCAGGGCCATCGAGATGCCAAACAGAGT GAACCAAACTGGAAGGCTTTagcaagaaaaagagaagagaaccAGGAGCGAGCAGCAGTGAGACATCAACGAGCGCTCAGAGAATTGACCTTGCAAAGACAAACTGAAGAGGAGCTTCATAataa GCAAATAGAAGCTCGTAAGAAAGCTCTGATGCTGGAGAAGAAGAGAGCAGCTAAAATCGTCAGCCTTCCTCATCCTGCCCCTGATCCCATAGAG aATATTGGGATTCACACTCCTGCACCATTTAATATGGTCAACAGAGAACATTTGTCCATTGCATATGATTATATTCCATGGACTGTGGTGGATAAAGGAGCAGATACGGAGCAG TTAGATGCTCAGCAGGCAGCAAAGCTGGAGGCTCAGCGACTGGACGAGCTGAACAAAGAAGAAGCCTGTGAAAGACAGGAGCAGCTTGAGAAAGCCCGGCTTAGAGGAGTCCATGCTCTTCAGAAGGAAAGAGTTATTCAG GAGAGTGCAAAGCTGCTGTGTGAGTTAGAGAGATTACAGCAGGCTGATTTGCAGCAGCGAAGGCAGTTTGTACACAGTGTACCTGCGCAGATATTCCAGCCGCTCTACAGACACAATGAGCTGAGGGCAGCACAGCAGAGGGAGCTGGATATTGCTTTCCAGGACCTGTGCACTGCAGAGAGAG agATCAGAGGTGATTTAGTCCTTTATCCTGTGCCAGAGCCTCTTCCTTCTCCATCTGCCGAAAATGGCGACGAGGACCTGGATGTGACTCTCGAGCCAGACGTCACAACATGTGAGGAGACGGAGGAGGAATCTGCTGCTCCTCTCACTCAGCCCGAAG AATCACTTTCGGCACTAAGCTGTGGACAGCCAGCTCTGAGGAGACTTCTGGAGCGCATTAGGAGTCGGAGAGAGGAGTGGAGTCTTAGAGAAGGAACAGCCATACGAGGATTATCAGAACCAGGAACAGTCGAGCAAGAAAGAGCAGATCCAGAATCAGTGGAGTCTGGAAGAGCAGAGCCAGAACCGCCCGAGTCAAGAACAGCAGAAACAGGAACAGCCGAGTCAGGACCAGCCAGTACTGAGAATTTGAGCATTGAAACGGGTTCCCTGAGCGATCAGGAGAATCGGCACCAGAAGAGCAGGCACCTTGAGACAGAGCACCAGGAGATTGAGCTCACTCCCAGTCTTGAGCAGGACAAATCGGAAAGAG GCCTGAAGGAAAGTGAGGAGTCTGTGGTGAATGGCACAGTGCTAGAAGAGAGTTTCTCTGAGACACAGAGTAGAGATCAG GTGATGACCCCTGTGTCAAGTTCCTCCCAAACCCAAAGGCTCAGAGAATATCAGCTGAGACTCCTGGAGCAGAACAg gctTCAAAGGAAAAGCATAGAAGATGCCTGTTTACGGCTGGAGGAATACAAAAAGAAACTGCAGCTGCGCTGTTCTGACAAAATGACAACACAAATAACGCCTTCGTTTGTCACTGAGGAAAGCCTTGGTTCTGTGCCTTCTGTTTCTGATGGAGAATATTCCTTTGGTTCAATGGACATTTCTCAAATTCACCACAGGTTTTTACCTACCCTGTGTCAGACCTTTAAAGGACCAGAATCAATCAGTCAGCCATCTGTAAAAACTACCAAAAGTGccttaaaaaaacacaccattGTTTCTCATCCTGTTGTAAATGCACATGACAATTTCCCAAGTGGCTTTTCAGTTACACACTCCTTTGTTCCAGAGCCGTGTCTGAATCTTAACCATGCCCAAACCCCTGTATCTGCACACGTTACCATTCCTACCTCGCATCAGACAGAGCTCAGGGATGATGCTTCTTCTGACACGGGAGAATTTGACCTACCGTCCCCGTCTGTTTTTCTTGAAATTTTAAGAAATCGGTCTGCACCAGTCACACATCTCTCTCAGGATTTTCCACAGCGTCCTGATGTTGTAAAGCATCCTACAGTGGTTCCAACCTCAAGCCAGAATTCAGCCAAACCAAGACAAGAAGAGAGTGTGCTGAggcaacaaataaacacactgcaGGCTTTACTCAGAGCAGAGAACACAAAG AACTCCTGCAGCTCTTCAGAACCTCGGACTGGACATGTCACTCTTATGGAGACCCCGCAGAATGAGAGACGcacaccactcacacacacttcatcgTCTAATGAGAGAAATGCAAACACCCCATTGCCCGTGCCTGAGTCCATTG AACCACATGTTTGTGAGACAGCGAGTGGTGAACGAATGAAGATCCCAGTCTTTCGTCCTCCTCGTTCGTTCCAGGCCCTTTTACGACACGAGCTCAGCACCATTCAGGAAGTGGACACACCAGCCGATATTACTCAGAACACAG GCACAGAAACCTTTACAGAGAGTTTGTTAGCAGAGAGTTCAGAACCCTTGGAGTCAGGCAGTGTCCCTGACTCGGACACCATTGTTGGATCTGGAGAAAATGAGAAGACAAGCTCAGGGTCAGAGATCCAGACATCCCAGAACAGCACCAGCAGAACCAGCAGACTGTCATGGAGAGAGATGTTGCAGCTGGAATCGACTGTCTCAAATACAG gtgtgtctctGATGGAGCAACAGCACCTAGAGAAT ATGGAACAGGCCTTATTGCCCAGTGGAGTTTCTGCTGAGAGAGGTTACACGTCatccaccaccatctctacTGGCAGCTTCTCATGCAGTGACCATGACCTCAACCTGACCATCACAG GAGGCCATGTGTCTGCTGTGACTGCAGGAGAACGTAGCACGGCTTTGTGCTTCAGCCAGGAGAGACCTGATCTCAGAGCGctcagaatacacacacaagaactaCTCTCCACACATCGCCCCCTGGAGTACAGGAGTTTCCTTAGTACCACTGAGCAAG ACTCCTTCCAGCCTCTGTCTCCTGAGGTCACCTGCAACGAGATGGAAGAATATTCTTTATCCCTGCACCACCCTGTAGAGGCTCAGTTCACTCATCTATATTTGGGAGATTCCACTACAGACACCGATCCAATCACACATCCTACACTCCATTCAGAGTACTTGGACCCTCTTCAATCAGACGCTCAGTCCCACCATGCTTTGCAGATGTCTATGGAACAGCTTCGCATTTCTGATGACTCCTGTTGTGATGCAGGAAGAGTGATGGCTTTCACGTGTACTGACCAAAGCTTTTCAGGACTACATCCACTCTCTCCTAACATCTCTCTCCATAGTAACAGCCCAGATCCAATACCAAAAGAGTTACCTGCAAATGAAAACATGTCTGGGCCTTCAGGCTTTACTCAGCTGCAACAGATAATG ATGGCTGAGAAGGGCATCCTCGAGGAGTCTATGATCTCTTTGGTGAGTTTATCAGATGTGACACTAGATGATGATCACCTCTCCTTTAAAGAGGAAAAGAATGGAAAGAACAGTGTGCAAGAATACCTGAGAAAATAG